In the Festucalex cinctus isolate MCC-2025b chromosome 10, RoL_Fcin_1.0, whole genome shotgun sequence genome, one interval contains:
- the cldn33b gene encoding claudin-24: protein MSSPPSSSTWCQDLPGAALQPPQQAALGSSEPMDGCAGALEPLGMLLYAGAWLCVLGAALSPRWLSMSTSLLPVESYELGLWEACVVQDTGGMECRAYDSLLALSPDLQLGRVLTCASLALGALGFLLAIPGLSLVNGCKEGGAKRTLGAAAGALGMLAGVLCLIPVSYVAHVAVVRFFDDALPDVVPRWEFGDALFCGWAGGFLLEVAGLLLVLASRSAGREPPAPAGPQRRYQVMNTVLARAEYV, encoded by the coding sequence ATGAGCTCTCCTCCGAGCAGCAGCACTTGGTGCCAGGATCTCCCCGGGGCCGCCCTCCAGCCTCCTCAGCAAGCCGCTCTCGGTTCCTCCGAGCCAATGGACGGCTGCGCCGGCGCCCTGGAGCCGCTGGGCATGCTGCTGTACGCTGGCGCCTGGCTGTGCGTCCTGGGGGCGGCGCTGTCCCCGCGCTGGCTCAGCATGTCCACGTCCCTGCTGCCGGTGGAGAGCTACGAGCTGGGCCTGTGGGAGGCGTGCGTGGTCCAGGACACGGGCGGCATGGAGTGCCGCGCCTACGACAGCCTGCTGGCGCTCTCGCCCGACCTCCAGCTGGGCCGCGTGCTCACGTGCGCCTCGCTGGCGCTGGGCGCCCTGGGCTTCCTGCTGGCCATCCCCGGCCTGTCGCTGGTCAACGGCTGCAAGGAGGGCGGCGCCAAGAGGACGCTGGGCGCCGCGGCGGGGGCGCTGGGGATGCTGGCCGGGGTCCTGTGCCTGATCCCCGTCTCGTACGTGGCGCACGTGGCCGTGGTGCGCTTCTTCGACGACGCGCTGCCCGACGTGGTGCCGCGGTGGGAGTTCGGCGACGCCCTGTTCTGCGGGTGGGCGGGCGGTTTCCTCCTGGAGGTGGCCGGGCTGCTCCTGGTGCTCGCGTCGCGCTCGGCGGGACGCGAGCCGCCGGCTCCGGCCGGCCCGCAGAGGAGGTACCAGGTGATGAACACGGTGCTGGCACGGGCAGAGTACGTATGA